Proteins encoded together in one Nostoc sp. PCC 7524 window:
- a CDS encoding carbon dioxide-concentrating mechanism protein CcmK: protein MSLQAVGALETKGFPAVLAAADAMVKAGRVTLVGYIRVGSARFTVNIRGDVSEVKTAMAAGVEAAQNVHGGTLESWVIIPRPHENVEAVLPIGYTEAVQQYRDSVENPIIRSSNGR, encoded by the coding sequence ATGTCACTACAGGCAGTTGGAGCGTTGGAAACTAAGGGTTTTCCGGCTGTATTAGCCGCAGCAGATGCAATGGTGAAAGCTGGTCGAGTTACCCTTGTAGGTTATATCAGAGTGGGTAGCGCACGTTTTACAGTCAATATCCGTGGAGACGTTTCAGAAGTTAAAACTGCTATGGCGGCTGGGGTAGAAGCAGCACAAAATGTGCATGGTGGAACTCTAGAATCTTGGGTGATTATTCCCCGTCCCCATGAAAACGTTGAAGCTGTGCTACCAATTGGTTATACCGAAGCGGTTCAACAATATCGGGACTCCGTAGAAAACCCCATCATTCGCTCATCTAACGGACGCTAG
- a CDS encoding carbon dioxide-concentrating mechanism protein CcmK — translation MPMAVGVIETLGFPAVLAAADAMVKSAAVTLVYYGQAESARLLVAVRGQVAEVKTAVAAGIEAGEQAYGGEVITHYIVPNPPENVEDILPIHFTQKSEPFRIF, via the coding sequence ATGCCAATGGCGGTTGGCGTAATTGAAACTTTGGGTTTTCCGGCTGTGTTAGCAGCCGCAGATGCAATGGTGAAATCTGCGGCGGTGACACTTGTGTATTATGGTCAAGCAGAAAGCGCCCGTTTATTAGTGGCCGTAAGGGGACAAGTAGCAGAAGTCAAAACAGCAGTTGCAGCTGGTATTGAAGCTGGTGAACAAGCTTATGGTGGTGAAGTTATCACCCATTACATAGTTCCCAACCCCCCAGAAAATGTGGAAGATATTTTACCAATCCACTTCACCCAAAAATCTGAGCCTTTCCGAATCTTCTAG
- a CDS encoding alpha/beta fold hydrolase, with protein MFPNFLPATVGQLTEPSSIAIAQSIQTQAIATPLLNQPINTTYVRQGSGGTPILLIHGFDSSVLEFRRLLPLLAKKNETWAVDLLGFGFTDRLSGIQFSPIAIKTHLYYFWKTLINQPVILVGASMGGAAALDFTLTYPEAVQKLVLIDSAGLKGGSPLVKFMFPPLDAFATSFLRSPKVRDRISRTAYKNPSFASLDALCCAALHLEMANWSQALIAFTKSGGYSAFRFKKLAEINQPTLILWGDSDKILGTEDAKRFKLAIPHSQLIWIANCGHVPHLEQPEMTAHHILEFGISDHY; from the coding sequence ATGTTTCCAAATTTTTTACCTGCTACCGTTGGACAACTGACAGAACCTAGCTCGATCGCGATCGCTCAAAGTATTCAAACTCAGGCGATCGCTACTCCTTTACTAAATCAGCCAATTAACACCACCTATGTACGTCAGGGAAGTGGTGGTACACCTATTTTATTAATTCATGGCTTTGACAGTTCGGTTTTAGAATTCCGTCGGCTTTTGCCACTGCTAGCTAAAAAAAATGAAACTTGGGCAGTAGATTTGTTGGGTTTTGGATTTACAGACAGACTCTCAGGTATCCAATTTAGCCCCATCGCGATTAAAACCCATCTGTATTATTTCTGGAAAACCCTCATTAACCAACCTGTGATTTTGGTTGGTGCATCAATGGGAGGTGCAGCCGCACTGGATTTTACCCTCACTTACCCAGAGGCTGTACAAAAGCTAGTGTTAATTGATAGTGCTGGATTAAAGGGTGGTTCACCATTAGTAAAATTTATGTTTCCGCCTCTAGATGCCTTTGCTACCTCATTTTTGCGTAGCCCGAAAGTACGCGATCGCATTTCTCGCACTGCCTATAAAAATCCCAGTTTCGCCTCTTTAGATGCTCTATGTTGTGCTGCGTTACATTTGGAAATGGCAAATTGGTCTCAAGCTTTAATTGCTTTTACCAAAAGTGGCGGTTACAGTGCTTTTAGATTTAAAAAACTGGCAGAAATTAACCAACCCACTCTAATTTTATGGGGTGATTCTGACAAAATTTTAGGGACTGAAGATGCTAAAAGATTTAAACTAGCTATTCCTCACAGTCAACTAATTTGGATCGCTAATTGTGGTCATGTTCCCCATTTAGAACAACCAGAAATGACTGCTCATCATATTCTAGAATTTGGTATTTCAGATCATTATTGA